The following proteins are encoded in a genomic region of Apis mellifera strain DH4 linkage group LG14, Amel_HAv3.1, whole genome shotgun sequence:
- the LOC727313 gene encoding uncharacterized protein LOC727313: MLFTIESKLQVSLKQVKRFRHFWQTINNHENESLPFNFQKNKLQSLNVQNISNHGDREKRLFPLFTLIKFNNNACVGLNGENGTCIAATECSQRSGISSGICANGYGICCIVTVSCGDVTNNNNTYFVNPNYPSTFDGTTSCQLTLVKSHPTVCQFRLDFIHFNIRGPETTNHQCIYDQFIISGGNPIPTICGNNAENHLYIDAGLGQTNPVTLTFVISGQSFARSWKIQVSQIRCNTIYRAEEGCLQYFTGISGQIKSFNYDPITGLQLSNQDYSICIRMERNFCGIQYMICPIDDKEATMSNNGTPMMQTMYSNAFTLTGNTQATQIASMTGTICQTDWLTIPCAFNTGRLPTNMMTCIDRICGGTFNAENQNLNASSIISTVKPFRLIFHTDSVEAPNDVGNKGFCLNYIQQPCTTKLR; the protein is encoded by the exons ATGTTATTCACGATTGAATCAAAATTACAAGTATCGTTAAAACAAGTCAAACG ATTTCGACATTTTTGGCAAACAATCAATAATCATGAAAATGAATCGTTaccatttaattttcaaaaaaataaattacaatcacTGAATGtccaaaatatatcgaatcatGGTGATAGAGAGAAACGAc tttttcctttattcactttgataaaatttaataataatgcatgTGTCGGATTAAATGGTGAAAATGGTACTTGTATAGCAGCAACTGAATGTTCACAACGTAGTGGTATATCTAGTGGAATTTGTGCAAATGGTTACGGAATTTGTTGTATTG TGACCGTATCTTGCGGTGACGTaactaataacaataatacttattttgtTAATCCGAATTATCCATCGACGTTCGACGGTACTACATCTTGCCAATTAACACTTGTTAAATCGCACCCAACTGTATGCCAATTTAG attagattttatacattttaatataagaggTCCGGAAACAACTAATCACCAATGTATTTATgatcaatttatcatttccGGGGGCAATCCGATACCTACTATATGTGGAAATAACGCTGAGAATCAtt taTATATTGATGCTGGTCTCGGACAAACGAATCCCGTTACATTAACTTTTGTTATAAGTGGACAATCTTTCGCTCGATCTTGGAAAATACAAGTATCTCAAATCCGTTGCAATACTATATACAGAGCCGAGGAAGGATGCTTGCAATATTTCACAGGAATATCCGgacaaataaaatcatttaattacgaTCCTATCACTGGATTGCAATTATCAAATCAAGATTATAGTATTTGCATTCGTATGGAAAGAAACTTTTGCGGTATTCAGTATATGATATGTCCAATTGATGATAAAGAAG CAACGATGTCCAACAATGGAACTCCTATGATGCAAACAATGTATTCTAATGCATTTACATTAACGGGAAATACGCAAGCAACACAAATAGCATCAATGACAGGAACAATCTGTCAAACCGATTGGTTAACAATCCCATGTGCATTCAATACTGGCAGATTACCAACCAATATGATGACTTGTATCGATCGAATATGCGGTGGAACATTCAATGcggaaaatcaaaatttgaacGCTTCTTCTATCATta gtACTGTGAAACcctttagattaatttttcatacggATAGCGTTGAAGCGCCAAATGACGTGGGAAACAAaggattttgtttaaattatatacaacaaCCTTGTACGACAAAATTAAGATGA
- the LOC727311 gene encoding band 7 protein AGAP004871 isoform X6, whose amino-acid sequence MPFSLFVCFKVVQEYERAVIFRLGRLLSGGAKGPGIFFILPCVDNYARVDLRTRTYDVPPQEVLTKDSVTVSVDAVVYYRVNNATISITNVENAHHSTKLLAQTTLRNTMGTRPLHEILSERETISGNMQVSLDEATDTWGIKVERVEIKDVRLPVQLQRAMAAEAEAAREARAKVIAAEGEQKASRALREASEVIGDSPAALQLRYLQTLNTISAEKNSTIVFPLPIDLLTYFMKAGFTKDS is encoded by the exons ATGCCGTTTTCATTATTCGTTTGTTTCAAG GTAGTACAGGAATACGAGAGAGCTGTGATATTTCGTTTAGGGCGACTTCTTTCTGGTGGTGCTAAAGGACCCG GTATCTTTTTCATCTTGCCTTGCGTGGATAATTATGCTCGAGTCGATTTACGCACGCGAACGTACGACGTACCACCTCAAGAG GTTTTGACAAAGGATAGCGTGACGGTATCGGTTGACGCGGTAGTGTACTATCGCGTGAACAACGCAACGATTTCGATCACGAATGTTGAGAACGCTCATCATAGTACAAAACTGTTGGCTCAAACGACTCTTCGTAATACGATGGGGACCAGGCCGCTTCACGAAATTCTTAGTGAACGGGAAACAATTTCCGGAAATATGCAG GTCTCTTTAGATGAAGCTACCGATACATGGGGTATAAAAGTAGAACGAGTCGAAAT AAAAGATGTACGATTGCCTGTTCAATTACAAAGAGCTATGGCTGCGGAAGCTGAAGCTGCTCGTGAAGCTCGCGCCAag GTTATCGCAGCGGAGGGTGAACAAAAAGCTAGTCGAGCATTACGAGAAGCCTCGGAGGTAATCGGCGATTCACCTGCCGCATTACAACTTCGTTATTTGCAA ACTCTGAACACAATTTCTGCAGAGAAAAACTCAACGATCGTATTCCCATTAcctattgatttattaacatatttcatGAAAGCCGGATTTACAAAAGATTCTtaa
- the LOC727320 gene encoding U3 small nucleolar RNA-associated protein 18 homolog, giving the protein MKQKKLKNEKLIKNKKFKRKCIPSKILYNQKYSKPLKRKYRNEYDPKEEARLERIVFGDPSDIINNLPNDDSVKSNINKNNNDISMSNDLNNDLNIQTDICEEYSKTAAWIDEDDFHYSIQDAEKAQNRKVADDVPEKLYKDFLSNKYKLLVGNPKWAKLEKIDKESDDLDNEILKHSNHLEKPKIKNLSKNIIDIKALSPINKQTHMEGPIVSSVEFHPSSTVALVAGTSGILSLFQVDGIENNKLHTVQYKKFPISTAKFLRDGTEILIGSQYYGHCHSYNLISGKTYKMLLPHGITNMQKYEVSPDGKLLAICGRSGEIFLLTTSSKELISTLKMNARCRALAFTPDSNMLITHGDSNEMYIWDVNNRICIHRAIDDGCLSCASIAMSPNGQFLATGSKEGVVNVYNSKTVLQNQNPVPLKIVLNFVTSITSLKFNSYSEILAMASDKKHNAFKMMHLPSFTVFSNFPTFQTNISMPQAIDFSPGSGYLAISNKSNTAFLYRLKHYGNY; this is encoded by the exons atgaaacaaaaaaaattgaaaaatgaaaaattgataaaaaataaaaaatttaaaagaaaatgcataccttcaaaaatattgtataatcaaaaatattctaaacctttaaaaagaaaatacagaaATGAATATGATCCAAAAGAGGAGGCTAG gTTAGAAAGAATTGTATTTGGTGATCCaagtgatataataaataatttaccaaACGATGATTCTGTTAagtcgaatattaataaaaataataatgatatttctatgtctaatgatttaaataatgatttgaaCATACAAACTGATATTTGTGAAGAATATAGTAAAACAGCAGCATGGATTGATGAAgatgattttcattattc caTACAAGATGCTGAAAAGGCACAGAATCGTAAAGTAGCAGATGATGTgccagaaaaattatataaagatttcttATCTAACAAATATAAACTGCTTGTGGGTAATCCAAAATGGGCTAagcttgaaaaaattgataaagaatCTGATGATttagataatgaaatattaaag catagtaatcatttagaaaaacctaaaataaaaaatttatcaaaaaatataattgatataaaagcaTTATCaccaattaataaacaaacacATATGGAAGGACCTATTGTATCGAGTGTTGAATTTCATCCATCTTCTACTGTAGCCCTGGTTGCTGGCACATCTggaattttatctcttttccaa GTAGATGGtattgagaataataaattacatacagtacaatataagaaatttcctATTAGTACAGCAAAATTTTTGAGAGATGGTACAGAAATATTGATTGGTTCTCAATATTATGGACATTGTCATTCCTACAATTTGATAAGtggaaaaacatataaaatgttattaccaCATGGGATTACAAATATGCag aaatatgaaGTATCTCCAGATGGAAAATTGTTAGCAATTTGTGGACGATcaggtgaaatttttttattaacaacttCTTCTAAAGAACTTATCAGTACTTTGAAAATGAATGCTAGATGTAGAGCATTAGCCTTTACTCCAGATAGTAATATGCTTATTACACATGGTG ACAGcaatgaaatgtatatttgGGATGTAAATAATCGGATATGCATTCATCGAGCTATAGATGATGGATGTTTATCCTGTGCCTCTATTGCGATGTCTCCAAATGGTCAATTTTTAGCAACAGGTAGTAAAGAAGGTGTAGTTAATGTGTATAATAGCAAAACAGTattacaaaatcaaaatcCTGTTCCTTTGAAAATTGTTCTCAATTTTGTAACATCGATTActagtttgaaatttaattcttattctgaaattttagCAATGGCTTCagataaaaaacataatgCATTCAAAATGATGCATTTACCATCATTTActgttttttcaaattttcctacATTTCAAACAAACATATCAATGCCTCAAGCTATTGATTTTTCACCAGGTAGTGGTTATTTAGCAATTTCCAACAAATCAAATACTGcctttttatatagattgaaacattatggaaattattaa
- the LOC727311 gene encoding band 7 protein AGAP004871 isoform X7, with the protein MVVQEYERAVIFRLGRLLSGGAKGPGIFFILPCVDNYARVDLRTRTYDVPPQEVLTKDSVTVSVDAVVYYRVNNATISITNVENAHHSTKLLAQTTLRNTMGTRPLHEILSERETISGNMQVSLDEATDTWGIKVERVEIKDVRLPVQLQRAMAAEAEAAREARAKVIAAEGEQKASRALREASEVIGDSPAALQLRYLQTLNTISAEKNSTIVFPLPIDLLTYFMKAGFTKDS; encoded by the exons ATG GTAGTACAGGAATACGAGAGAGCTGTGATATTTCGTTTAGGGCGACTTCTTTCTGGTGGTGCTAAAGGACCCG GTATCTTTTTCATCTTGCCTTGCGTGGATAATTATGCTCGAGTCGATTTACGCACGCGAACGTACGACGTACCACCTCAAGAG GTTTTGACAAAGGATAGCGTGACGGTATCGGTTGACGCGGTAGTGTACTATCGCGTGAACAACGCAACGATTTCGATCACGAATGTTGAGAACGCTCATCATAGTACAAAACTGTTGGCTCAAACGACTCTTCGTAATACGATGGGGACCAGGCCGCTTCACGAAATTCTTAGTGAACGGGAAACAATTTCCGGAAATATGCAG GTCTCTTTAGATGAAGCTACCGATACATGGGGTATAAAAGTAGAACGAGTCGAAAT AAAAGATGTACGATTGCCTGTTCAATTACAAAGAGCTATGGCTGCGGAAGCTGAAGCTGCTCGTGAAGCTCGCGCCAag GTTATCGCAGCGGAGGGTGAACAAAAAGCTAGTCGAGCATTACGAGAAGCCTCGGAGGTAATCGGCGATTCACCTGCCGCATTACAACTTCGTTATTTGCAA ACTCTGAACACAATTTCTGCAGAGAAAAACTCAACGATCGTATTCCCATTAcctattgatttattaacatatttcatGAAAGCCGGATTTACAAAAGATTCTtaa
- the LOC727311 gene encoding band 7 protein AGAP004871 isoform X1 has protein sequence MSIPMATISNGNGSTIQINTRPDDIQNRIVDVDENVQTNNDTCKNILVILSWIIVILTMPFSLFVCFKVVQEYERAVIFRLGRLLSGGAKGPGKNTDHDYYVYVFININTIIFLGIFFILPCVDNYARVDLRTRTYDVPPQEVLTKDSVTVSVDAVVYYRVNNATISITNVENAHHSTKLLAQTTLRNTMGTRPLHEILSERETISGNMQVSLDEATDTWGIKVERVEIKDVRLPVQLQRAMAAEAEAAREARAKVIAAEGEQKASRALREASEVIGDSPAALQLRYLQTLNTISAEKNSTIVFPLPIDLLTYFMKAGFTKDS, from the exons ATGTCTATACCTATGGCTACTATAAGCAATGGAAACGGATCAACGATACAGATTAACACGCGTCCAGATGATATACAGAATCGTATCGTTGACG tTGACGAAAACGTTCAAACGAACAATGATAcctgtaaaaatattcttgtgaTACTATCTTGGATTATCGTGATTCTTACGATGCCGTTTTCATTATTCGTTTGTTTCAAG GTAGTACAGGAATACGAGAGAGCTGTGATATTTCGTTTAGGGCGACTTCTTTCTGGTGGTGCTAAAGGACCCGGTAAGAATACAGATCATGATTATtacgtatatgtatttattaatatcaatactattatatttctagGTATCTTTTTCATCTTGCCTTGCGTGGATAATTATGCTCGAGTCGATTTACGCACGCGAACGTACGACGTACCACCTCAAGAG GTTTTGACAAAGGATAGCGTGACGGTATCGGTTGACGCGGTAGTGTACTATCGCGTGAACAACGCAACGATTTCGATCACGAATGTTGAGAACGCTCATCATAGTACAAAACTGTTGGCTCAAACGACTCTTCGTAATACGATGGGGACCAGGCCGCTTCACGAAATTCTTAGTGAACGGGAAACAATTTCCGGAAATATGCAG GTCTCTTTAGATGAAGCTACCGATACATGGGGTATAAAAGTAGAACGAGTCGAAAT AAAAGATGTACGATTGCCTGTTCAATTACAAAGAGCTATGGCTGCGGAAGCTGAAGCTGCTCGTGAAGCTCGCGCCAag GTTATCGCAGCGGAGGGTGAACAAAAAGCTAGTCGAGCATTACGAGAAGCCTCGGAGGTAATCGGCGATTCACCTGCCGCATTACAACTTCGTTATTTGCAA ACTCTGAACACAATTTCTGCAGAGAAAAACTCAACGATCGTATTCCCATTAcctattgatttattaacatatttcatGAAAGCCGGATTTACAAAAGATTCTtaa
- the LOC727311 gene encoding band 7 protein AGAP004871 isoform X4 produces the protein MVDENVQTNNDTCKNILVILSWIIVILTMPFSLFVCFKVVQEYERAVIFRLGRLLSGGAKGPGKNTDHDYYVYVFININTIIFLGIFFILPCVDNYARVDLRTRTYDVPPQEVLTKDSVTVSVDAVVYYRVNNATISITNVENAHHSTKLLAQTTLRNTMGTRPLHEILSERETISGNMQVSLDEATDTWGIKVERVEIKDVRLPVQLQRAMAAEAEAAREARAKVIAAEGEQKASRALREASEVIGDSPAALQLRYLQTLNTISAEKNSTIVFPLPIDLLTYFMKAGFTKDS, from the exons ATGG tTGACGAAAACGTTCAAACGAACAATGATAcctgtaaaaatattcttgtgaTACTATCTTGGATTATCGTGATTCTTACGATGCCGTTTTCATTATTCGTTTGTTTCAAG GTAGTACAGGAATACGAGAGAGCTGTGATATTTCGTTTAGGGCGACTTCTTTCTGGTGGTGCTAAAGGACCCGGTAAGAATACAGATCATGATTATtacgtatatgtatttattaatatcaatactattatatttctagGTATCTTTTTCATCTTGCCTTGCGTGGATAATTATGCTCGAGTCGATTTACGCACGCGAACGTACGACGTACCACCTCAAGAG GTTTTGACAAAGGATAGCGTGACGGTATCGGTTGACGCGGTAGTGTACTATCGCGTGAACAACGCAACGATTTCGATCACGAATGTTGAGAACGCTCATCATAGTACAAAACTGTTGGCTCAAACGACTCTTCGTAATACGATGGGGACCAGGCCGCTTCACGAAATTCTTAGTGAACGGGAAACAATTTCCGGAAATATGCAG GTCTCTTTAGATGAAGCTACCGATACATGGGGTATAAAAGTAGAACGAGTCGAAAT AAAAGATGTACGATTGCCTGTTCAATTACAAAGAGCTATGGCTGCGGAAGCTGAAGCTGCTCGTGAAGCTCGCGCCAag GTTATCGCAGCGGAGGGTGAACAAAAAGCTAGTCGAGCATTACGAGAAGCCTCGGAGGTAATCGGCGATTCACCTGCCGCATTACAACTTCGTTATTTGCAA ACTCTGAACACAATTTCTGCAGAGAAAAACTCAACGATCGTATTCCCATTAcctattgatttattaacatatttcatGAAAGCCGGATTTACAAAAGATTCTtaa
- the LOC727311 gene encoding band 7 protein AGAP004871 isoform X3 has product MTDVDENVQTNNDTCKNILVILSWIIVILTMPFSLFVCFKVVQEYERAVIFRLGRLLSGGAKGPGKNTDHDYYVYVFININTIIFLGIFFILPCVDNYARVDLRTRTYDVPPQEVLTKDSVTVSVDAVVYYRVNNATISITNVENAHHSTKLLAQTTLRNTMGTRPLHEILSERETISGNMQVSLDEATDTWGIKVERVEIKDVRLPVQLQRAMAAEAEAAREARAKVIAAEGEQKASRALREASEVIGDSPAALQLRYLQTLNTISAEKNSTIVFPLPIDLLTYFMKAGFTKDS; this is encoded by the exons ATGACAGATG tTGACGAAAACGTTCAAACGAACAATGATAcctgtaaaaatattcttgtgaTACTATCTTGGATTATCGTGATTCTTACGATGCCGTTTTCATTATTCGTTTGTTTCAAG GTAGTACAGGAATACGAGAGAGCTGTGATATTTCGTTTAGGGCGACTTCTTTCTGGTGGTGCTAAAGGACCCGGTAAGAATACAGATCATGATTATtacgtatatgtatttattaatatcaatactattatatttctagGTATCTTTTTCATCTTGCCTTGCGTGGATAATTATGCTCGAGTCGATTTACGCACGCGAACGTACGACGTACCACCTCAAGAG GTTTTGACAAAGGATAGCGTGACGGTATCGGTTGACGCGGTAGTGTACTATCGCGTGAACAACGCAACGATTTCGATCACGAATGTTGAGAACGCTCATCATAGTACAAAACTGTTGGCTCAAACGACTCTTCGTAATACGATGGGGACCAGGCCGCTTCACGAAATTCTTAGTGAACGGGAAACAATTTCCGGAAATATGCAG GTCTCTTTAGATGAAGCTACCGATACATGGGGTATAAAAGTAGAACGAGTCGAAAT AAAAGATGTACGATTGCCTGTTCAATTACAAAGAGCTATGGCTGCGGAAGCTGAAGCTGCTCGTGAAGCTCGCGCCAag GTTATCGCAGCGGAGGGTGAACAAAAAGCTAGTCGAGCATTACGAGAAGCCTCGGAGGTAATCGGCGATTCACCTGCCGCATTACAACTTCGTTATTTGCAA ACTCTGAACACAATTTCTGCAGAGAAAAACTCAACGATCGTATTCCCATTAcctattgatttattaacatatttcatGAAAGCCGGATTTACAAAAGATTCTtaa
- the LOC412296 gene encoding deformed epidermal autoregulatory factor 1: protein MREARTAEMEESQTSESVAVLPDMSEPLTSETEEASALTTEHKAHPVTVTASVTPVPGVPGVPGVGVPVSLPVGSIIGVANSSNGTTFNVITSDQLQLPGSGQFKQMLCVDNGFICEPRHDKDTDSLRWNGELKATHIVIQNSTEEPESEQIHVSTASTQPICSWSESANLAVLPVRCKNTNAELHKSRFGSGGRGRCIKLGQDWYTPSEFEALCGRASSKDWKRSIRFGGRSLQTLIDEQILKPHATSCTCAACCDDDSATGPVRLFTPYKRRRRARDTSDSETPSRKLKSDNSRDGSNNDESDGEIVVPDKEVWPQFVSTDGLVVQQPQDQDTVVQNVHQTENGQCDDVFKKLDEMSNKMLKLAYEFRRTLEEAKEVSRQQRREQALVAQLGGRGDVIETVGLQPASDTHNKKCANCNREAFAECSLCRRTPYCSTFCQRKDWAGHQVECVRGAAETVMLIVESSSGDTSALATTAGDQ, encoded by the exons ATGCGAGAGGCGAGAACAGCCGAAATGGAGGAGAGTCAAACATCGGAAAGTGTCGCCGTGCTACCGGACATGTCCGAACCGTTGACGAGCGAAACCGAGGAGGCGTCTGCCCTAACGACCGAGCACAAGGCGCATCCCGTTACCGTGACGGCGAGCGTCACTCCAGTACCGGGTGTTCCTGGTGTTCCAGGAGTTGGTGTACCGGTTTCTTTGCCTGTTGGTTCTATCATTGGTGTAGCAAATTCATCCAACGGCACGACCTTCAACGTCATCACATCAGATCAACTGCAG cTGCCTGGTTCAGGACAATTTAAACAGATGCTATGTGTGGATAATGGTTTCATTTGTGAACCACGACATGACAAAGATACAGACTCCTTACGATGGAATGGAGAATTAAAAGCAACACACATAGTAATTCAAAATAGTACAGAAGAACCTGAATCAGAACAAATTCATGTATCTACTGCTAGTACTCAACCAATATGCAGTTGGTCAGAATCAGCTAATTTAGCAGTATTACCTGTTAGatgtaaaaatacaaatgcAGAATTACATAAAAGTAGATTTGGAtctggaggaagaggaagatgtATCAAACTTGGACAAGACTGGTATACGCCGAGTGAATTTGAAGCACTTTGTGGCAGAGCATCCAGTAAAGATTGGAAACGCAGTATTCGATTTGGTGGTAGAAGTTTGCAAACATTAATTgatgaacaaattttaaagCCACATGCTACCTCTTGTACTTGTGCGGCATGTTGCGATGATGATAGTGCA acAGGTCCTGTAAGATTATTCACACCATATAAGCGTAGAAGAAGGGCAAGAGATACATCTGATAGTGAAACACCATCACGTAAACTTAAAAGCGATAATTCACGCGATGGGAGTAATAATGATGAAAGTGATGGCGAAATCGTAGTACCTGATAAAGAAGTATGGCCTCAGTTCGTTTCAACAGATGGTTTAGTTGTTCAACAACCACAAGATCAAGATACTGTTGTTCAAAATGTACATCAAACGGAAAATGGACAATGCGACGATGTATTTAAAAAGCTTGACGAGATGTccaataaaatgttaaagttAGCTTATGAATTTAGGCGTACCTTGGAAGAGGCTAAAGAAGTAAGTAGACAACAAAGAAGAGAGCAAGCATTAGTGGCACAATTAGGAGGTAGAGGAGATGTTATTGAAACTGTTGGTTTGCAACCAGCATCGGATACTCATAATAAAAag tGTGCAAACTGTAATAGAGAAGCATTTGCAGAATGTTCTTTATGCAGGCGAACACCTTATTGCTCTACATTTTGTCAACGCAAAGATTGGGCAGGTCATCAAGTAGAATGTGTAAGAGGAGCTGCAGAAACTGTAATGCTTATAGTTGAAAGTAGTAGTGGAGATACTAGTGCTCTTGCTACGACTGCTGGGGACCAATAG
- the LOC727311 gene encoding band 7 protein AGAP004871 isoform X2 produces the protein MSIPMATISNGNGSTIQINTRPDDIQNRIVDVDENVQTNNDTCKNILVILSWIIVILTMPFSLFVCFKVVQEYERAVIFRLGRLLSGGAKGPGIFFILPCVDNYARVDLRTRTYDVPPQEVLTKDSVTVSVDAVVYYRVNNATISITNVENAHHSTKLLAQTTLRNTMGTRPLHEILSERETISGNMQVSLDEATDTWGIKVERVEIKDVRLPVQLQRAMAAEAEAAREARAKVIAAEGEQKASRALREASEVIGDSPAALQLRYLQTLNTISAEKNSTIVFPLPIDLLTYFMKAGFTKDS, from the exons ATGTCTATACCTATGGCTACTATAAGCAATGGAAACGGATCAACGATACAGATTAACACGCGTCCAGATGATATACAGAATCGTATCGTTGACG tTGACGAAAACGTTCAAACGAACAATGATAcctgtaaaaatattcttgtgaTACTATCTTGGATTATCGTGATTCTTACGATGCCGTTTTCATTATTCGTTTGTTTCAAG GTAGTACAGGAATACGAGAGAGCTGTGATATTTCGTTTAGGGCGACTTCTTTCTGGTGGTGCTAAAGGACCCG GTATCTTTTTCATCTTGCCTTGCGTGGATAATTATGCTCGAGTCGATTTACGCACGCGAACGTACGACGTACCACCTCAAGAG GTTTTGACAAAGGATAGCGTGACGGTATCGGTTGACGCGGTAGTGTACTATCGCGTGAACAACGCAACGATTTCGATCACGAATGTTGAGAACGCTCATCATAGTACAAAACTGTTGGCTCAAACGACTCTTCGTAATACGATGGGGACCAGGCCGCTTCACGAAATTCTTAGTGAACGGGAAACAATTTCCGGAAATATGCAG GTCTCTTTAGATGAAGCTACCGATACATGGGGTATAAAAGTAGAACGAGTCGAAAT AAAAGATGTACGATTGCCTGTTCAATTACAAAGAGCTATGGCTGCGGAAGCTGAAGCTGCTCGTGAAGCTCGCGCCAag GTTATCGCAGCGGAGGGTGAACAAAAAGCTAGTCGAGCATTACGAGAAGCCTCGGAGGTAATCGGCGATTCACCTGCCGCATTACAACTTCGTTATTTGCAA ACTCTGAACACAATTTCTGCAGAGAAAAACTCAACGATCGTATTCCCATTAcctattgatttattaacatatttcatGAAAGCCGGATTTACAAAAGATTCTtaa
- the LOC727311 gene encoding band 7 protein AGAP004871 isoform X5, producing the protein METDQRYRLTRVQMIYRIVSLTVVQEYERAVIFRLGRLLSGGAKGPGIFFILPCVDNYARVDLRTRTYDVPPQEVLTKDSVTVSVDAVVYYRVNNATISITNVENAHHSTKLLAQTTLRNTMGTRPLHEILSERETISGNMQVSLDEATDTWGIKVERVEIKDVRLPVQLQRAMAAEAEAAREARAKVIAAEGEQKASRALREASEVIGDSPAALQLRYLQTLNTISAEKNSTIVFPLPIDLLTYFMKAGFTKDS; encoded by the exons ATGGAAACGGATCAACGATACAGATTAACACGCGTCCAGATGATATACAGAATCGTATCGTTGACG GTAGTACAGGAATACGAGAGAGCTGTGATATTTCGTTTAGGGCGACTTCTTTCTGGTGGTGCTAAAGGACCCG GTATCTTTTTCATCTTGCCTTGCGTGGATAATTATGCTCGAGTCGATTTACGCACGCGAACGTACGACGTACCACCTCAAGAG GTTTTGACAAAGGATAGCGTGACGGTATCGGTTGACGCGGTAGTGTACTATCGCGTGAACAACGCAACGATTTCGATCACGAATGTTGAGAACGCTCATCATAGTACAAAACTGTTGGCTCAAACGACTCTTCGTAATACGATGGGGACCAGGCCGCTTCACGAAATTCTTAGTGAACGGGAAACAATTTCCGGAAATATGCAG GTCTCTTTAGATGAAGCTACCGATACATGGGGTATAAAAGTAGAACGAGTCGAAAT AAAAGATGTACGATTGCCTGTTCAATTACAAAGAGCTATGGCTGCGGAAGCTGAAGCTGCTCGTGAAGCTCGCGCCAag GTTATCGCAGCGGAGGGTGAACAAAAAGCTAGTCGAGCATTACGAGAAGCCTCGGAGGTAATCGGCGATTCACCTGCCGCATTACAACTTCGTTATTTGCAA ACTCTGAACACAATTTCTGCAGAGAAAAACTCAACGATCGTATTCCCATTAcctattgatttattaacatatttcatGAAAGCCGGATTTACAAAAGATTCTtaa